The Hominilimicola fabiformis genome segment TTGGGTGTCGGTTCAATATATTTCCGTTTTTTAATAAGTAATCATTCCAACCATTCAACTTCCAAACCAAGTGCCTCTGCGACGAAACGCACAGGGATAAATGTTCGGTCGTCTT includes the following:
- a CDS encoding stalk domain-containing protein, yielding DDRTFIPVRFVAEALGLEVEWLE